In Alnus glutinosa chromosome 7, dhAlnGlut1.1, whole genome shotgun sequence, the sequence CTGATAACTAATAGCTGGACGGTCAAAATCTGAAACTTTAGTTCAAACTCATGCacattattcatttattcttgCTTCTTTAGTAAATCAGCCAAGTATAATATAGATCAAACGGATTGAAGTTCCAGTACCGTATATACATACCTTGGCAGCGAAGTTGCCTCCATAAGCTCTCACAAATTCCTTCATCCTCAACAATGGTGCTATATGAGGATTTGCCTGACTGACGATAAAATGATTCACATTGAACAGTTCTTTCAATTGCATCATAGGTAAATCAATCTCCAGGCTTCCATCTCTCCACCGACGCACATGAGTACCAGAGCCCTCCTCGGGATCCAAATTAAATGGTGGATGATAAGGAACGATCTCTCCACTTCTATCCTTTGCCATCAGCTCCTGAGCCTCGAAGAGGCCAGGGAACGCACAAGAAGCAGTCACTGCACTCCATATAACAACATGAGGTGAAGTCAAGTAGTTAAGGCATCTAGGTGGCTCATGCTTCCTTGGTGAGCAAACCGTTATCCCAAGAATTCGACCTGTCATATCATAAGCTTCTTGAAATGTAAGGTTACTTGTTAGACCCCTCAACATCACTTGCAACTGCCTGATCTCGTGAACAGCCCCTTGTGTCATGACCCTCTTTACTACAGTAAAAATCCCACCCATCTGATCAAAAAACTGCAAAGAGTGCAAAGAATCTTCAAAAAAACTTTGCAGCTCAGGCCAAGACCTAGTGGCAACCACAGCACACATAATAGATCCTACACTAGAGCCAGCAATTATTCTGGGCAAAAGCTTATGCTCAACCAGTGTTCTAACCACACCAATATGAAAAGATCCAAGGGAAGCACCCCCACTCAAAAGCAAAGCTGTCCTCCCAAAGGCATGTCTCGTTTCATGCATGAAAGCAAGCTTCTCTTCTAATGATAGCTCTTCTGAATCTGAATCACAAACCATTCTCAACTGATATGAGACCTCATCTATGTACGCCTTTATGAGCTTGGGCACGTGAAGCCTACCCTTGTGAAGTTCAGGATTGCACATATTACCGAGATTTCTGACAAGATCAGCTCgcatgcaaaaaataatatccCTCAGAGATCTCTCTTGGCGGCGATGGCTGAGTTCTTGAATCTTGTTCCTCACAAGTTCTTCATCATACAGGTCCGATTCATTCATTTTTGGGGTCTCTTTATCTAGCATCTTCGCAGCATGAGCCCATTCCTCATAGGTCAATGCAGTTCTCATCATATTTCTCCAAAAATTCCTCCGATAAGCCATTTCAGCCCTCTGTTTTACATTCGTATATCGTTTCAATAAAAAGGCGATTATTGTCACCATTGCCAATATTCCTTGAGGGTTTCGGGGGTGTAACCATGCTACCATGGGTGCCATAAAGTCCCTAAATCTATACATTAGATCCAAAAACACATGAAGTATTTGATGCCTCAAATGTGACATTGACTTGCAGAATAAAATTCTGAAAGCTATTGTTCGACCAATGATGGTTGAAGGTCCAATTGAAAAAGGATCAACACTGGCCTCATTACTAATATCCATATCTTGGTTAATATAACAGGTGTTTGTTTAAATGATCGGTTATGTGACAGCTCAATCTGCTTAATGCACAAAGCtgaagaaaaatagcaaaaaaagaaaaatctattgCAGTTCTAAGAAACTACGATACAGACAGAAAACTAACAacctaatttcaaaaattacctaaagatttaagaagaaaaagctGACTTTTGCAGAAGACAGGTCGTGTTAAGGAAAGCTGTTGATCCTGAACCAAATGACAAAGCACATACTTCTAATCACAAATCCTCAAACTTCCAACCAGGACCAGCTCGCACAAGTCAACAACCCAATAGGTTCCGGATCAGAGCCCCAAAATCCCAATAACCATTGAAACCCTCAAGCTCCACACACCTCATCCAGAAAaacttgattaaaaaaaacaacccaTCCCTCCAAATTCCAACGGTGCttaaacccaaaagaaaaagcacAAATTTCCACCTCAAATCCCCCAACCAGCaccacaataaaaaaaatcaacagccAAATGGGTTTCCAAATGAGAACCCAAAACTCTCAACACCGACCGAAACAaagaacaaacccaaaaaagaaatccTAGAGAAAACAGAAAGGCCACAATTACAGAATTTGAACAGGGAGAGGCATGGGAGAGTAATTAATATACCAGGGAAATTGATTTCTGGGAAGCATTGAGATCCGGGAAGAGATAAAGATGCCGATAGGGTGACGCCGACTTTAGAGTGAAGATTTGGTTAAGCATATGATgaagtaataattacaaaggcAAAGGTGGAGGATAAGGAAGAGAATGGCGCGCTTCTGGACAAAGCTGTTTGATTGTTGGAACTTTCTATTTTGGGATAAGTGACGAACACGTTCGATTACTCAAGTTTTTGTGTAAAAGAAAGCGCTTTTTGTTGCCTACAAGGAAAGAAGTTCTATAAGTGGGCCGTAGCTTCTATGACTAGACCCGTACGAGCTACGTGCCATGGCCCATGGCCCATGCCACAAGCcttttatttttgactttttgctcttttgctttcctttttcttcttcttcttttcttttcttttcttttctttttttttttttttttttttaaaattaatattttgaccAAAATATATGGATAATGGATTAGTGGAGGAAGGAGGGGTAGCTTACTGGAGTATGCATAAATAGCAAATTATTTTATgctatcaaattttgttaaaatatttgatgattttggttagTGTGTCCTGTTAGAGGCAATAAAAATATGACACGTGTtactcataataaaaaaaatatataaatatacaaaatataaaaattataaatatatgaaatatatacaaactagaaattaaaattaaaaaaaaataggtaagGGGCTGGAAAAAAGAGGGTaacatattattttataaattaattctaaattattagagttaatatataattaaaatacataatcttgaaaaaataacttaaacttaATTTCTTAAACGTCCGCTTGATCAAACACCTACGAGCTTCATTGTGCTCAAtcaattttcatcaaaataatttttttttctttcattattttatttattatattcctaatttatattgccttttagcatttaattttgttaatgttACATGTCGGAACTCCCCTTCACTTCTGAGAGGGTGGTCAGCCACTCTAAAAATGTGATTAGGGTAGGCCAAGCATCCCTTCACCCTTTTAGGGTAATGGTTGAGGAAAGGAGGTGACCACACCACGTCGAGGCTTTGAGGCCACCCCCTAAGCCATTTAAGGAGTGATATGACCTCTTCCTAAGCCTTTGATGGTAGTGCGATCACCCCTTAGGCTAATTGACCATCACCCTCAAAAGATGATGGGAGTAGTCAGCCACCCCCCTAAGGGTGGTCAACCCACCCAATCACACCTTTAGTGTGACTGACTCCTTAAGGGTAGGGAAGTAGTTCAACCATCTGTTAGCTTCTTTGATTTTTGAACTTAATACGATCCCTACAATTTTAGGGAATTACCGAATTACAAGGGACCTCAATCCATATTTaccattatattttctttggtCTACGTGCTTTTTCCTATTTAAAAACTAAAGGAAGTAGGAGGATTTTAAACCGAAGAGGAGCCTCTCTCTGTTACTATAACTAAATTTAAgttaaatgaaaaagtaaatcCATGTTTATATTTGCATTTTGACCAAAAATGTGTCAAGAGTGTAGGATATAATTCTATTATTGATAAAAAGTTGCGTCAAATTCTAGGTTGGCAGAATTTACCTAAAAATCAAGTGAATATAGAATTTGAAAAGATGAATAATCAATAGATTTTGCATTCtattttaaatatgtttttcttttttcaaaaaaaaaaaaaaaaaaaaacctttaccaTAACCTCGGAAAAATTGTACATTTATGTATTGAAAGGGACGAGTCACCTGCATTTTACTtaatagaagttttttttttctttttctttttaattttgttttcgtataattttctttttaattaatagaCATGGTTCTAGTTTGGAAATTTGTGTTGGACATGGGCTTGGCTTCAAACAATTGTTCGGCCCACTCAATATTGTTCAACTCAATTCAATCTTCAACCATCCAACTAccaattaatttcaatttttaattgaaaaatattttgtcatTGGACAAATATGAGACATTAAGTCTAAAGATATTGCAAGTGAAGTTTTGAGTAGTTTCGTTacagaatgaaaaaaaaaaaaaaaaaaaaaaaaaaaaaaaaaaaaaaaaaaaaaaaaaaatgagagaaaatctCAGCgacataaaataagaaaatagatatGCATGGATCCCAAACAAaaataagttttcttttttttttttaaaaaaaaaaaaaaaaaaaaaaaaaaacttcttcaaTCTTCCAGCCGAAACTTATCATAAGTCTTAAATTTGCTGCTTTTACCGGGAGGCATGTTGGTACAAACATTGAGTAGAACTTCAATGCACATTGAAAATTGGCATGTAAATATAGGATGCTtaagagcttatatacacatgattaAATTTGTACTTAAGTCATGTGAAACACTTAAGATCGTAACATATCACTAGATTCCCTAACTGACGTCTATAGTGGCCTACTCTATCGATGGTGATTTGATGTTAGCCATTTCTCTTTTGGTGGCTGCACTCACCTATTAATTTTCAATGGCTTAAAACTGTGGCCATATATAATAAGAAGATATTTTTATCCAGTCTaccaaatgatataaatattgGGTAAAACTCACCATTAAAAACCGGCTTCAAAAAGAGGGTGCCCAAGAACTTATATACACACGATTAATCTTGTACTAAAGTCATGTGAGATACTTAAGATCGTAACACATAGGATATCATTCGTTAGATCAAGATCTCCTGTAATTCTTACAATCGTGATCGTTCATTTAAAATGTATGGTCATGATTTTGCCACATAATCTATTTAGaacaaaaactttttcaaaaaataacataGGTTGATAAAGAACAACCTCAAGGGTGGTGTTATcgctataaaaataaaaaagcattaaGGTGTGATCCAGCCACCCATTCAAGCCCTAGAGGGGGTGGCCAATTGCCTTTTAAAGTTTTAATAGGGTGATTAACAACTCTTGAAAAGCCAACCAACCTCTCAACCTTGaggaggtggccaaaccaccccacaaGACTATTCAAGACTTGTCAAACACTCTTTTTTTATAATGCTTGAGAAGATGACCAAATTATCTTTAAATTTCAAGGCTTTTCGGTAATGGTTTGACTACCTATTTAATTTGGGTGGTTGGcttaggaaatttttttcttaaaaaaaataaaataataataataataataatcaaaataaatgaCTCATTTAGATAAACGGTCACAATTTTAAGAATTACTTGCCATGCAATTTTAGGAAATCTTGATCCTCTTTCTTCAATCTCTCGGCTCAAGTACAGAGTCCCATGTGAGAGCTTTGAAGCTCCAGCTACTTTAACTCtgtaaagaaattgaaaaagaaaaataagaagaaaaaaggaccTATTATGAGCACATAAAACATGAAAGTATTCCTATTGGGTCCCAACTCCCACGCGCTAAACGGTTGTTCAAAAAGATTTGTAGATCTGACGGATCCGGGCCCTCTGATCCCCGAGTTGCGCTTGGAATTATTCGGGTCCCACAGCCAGCAAACTTTTGGTGGTCAACGCGTTTTATGTCTCTTGCGATGGTCGATGCCAACTATCAATCTCTCTCTAATCTCACCGTCAATATTAATAATTGAGTAACGctcataattattttacattGTATCgtattataaataattaatataagaaattattttaaagAAGCTAAAAGTATGAAATATGTGTGGTAAAT encodes:
- the LOC133872752 gene encoding triacylglycerol lipase SDP1-like, with amino-acid sequence MDISNEASVDPFSIGPSTIIGRTIAFRILFCKSMSHLRHQILHVFLDLMYRFRDFMAPMVAWLHPRNPQGILAMVTIIAFLLKRYTNVKQRAEMAYRRNFWRNMMRTALTYEEWAHAAKMLDKETPKMNESDLYDEELVRNKIQELSHRRQERSLRDIIFCMRADLVRNLGNMCNPELHKGRLHVPKLIKAYIDEVSYQLRMVCDSDSEELSLEEKLAFMHETRHAFGRTALLLSGGASLGSFHIGVVRTLVEHKLLPRIIAGSSVGSIMCAVVATRSWPELQSFFEDSLHSLQFFDQMGGIFTVVKRVMTQGAVHEIRQLQVMLRGLTSNLTFQEAYDMTGRILGITVCSPRKHEPPRCLNYLTSPHVVIWSAVTASCAFPGLFEAQELMAKDRSGEIVPYHPPFNLDPEEGSGTHVRRWRDGSLEIDLPMMQLKELFNVNHFIVSQANPHIAPLLRMKEFVRAYGGNFAAKLAHLVEMEVKHRCNQILELGFPLGGIAQLFAQDWEGDVTVVMPATLAQYSKIIQNISYVELQKAANQGRRCTWEKLSAIKANCGIELALDECVAILNHMRRLKRSAERAAASSHGLASTVKFSASRRIPSWNCIARENSTGSLEDLLADVSSSYHQGVGGSTAKNLRTHRNLHDGSDSESENVDLNSWTRSGGPLMRTTSAEKFIHFVQNLDVDAELNRGLMANPNSITLQIVGNNQYYHSPMVTTPDRSSESTDFDQRDLGPRISTNGSSIIVTEGDLLQPERTHNGIVFNVVKKEDLTASTRSQDAESYSSDIPECVQLDSLEKENDASSASEYGDDIVATTNSLNVPDSTSGDHYGIDDGSSPHVLDG